TTCGGTTAGACCGGTGATTTCTCTGGGTCAGGCAGCGCGCAGAAGAGGTGTGTCGCACTGCATTTAGATGCGAGAATACGGCGGAAGCCTTGAAACTGGGATTCTGTGCGTAAACCCTTACCTTCGCGGCGATCTCTGCCTTGGTAATTGCCGCGTAAGCATGAGCAGCAGCGCGGGTGACGCGCTCCAGGACAGCGGCGCTGGAAAGCCAAAGCTTTATGTGTCCCTTTTCGATCTCCGGGAACTTACGCAGGAGAGCGTTAAGGTCGCCGCCGGAATATATGTCCGCTCTCTGACTTACTTTTGTGGTTCTCCAAGCGTCTTCTTCGACAAGCCAGTTCGACCGCGTGATTACTTATCACCGATTCCCAATACTGTTGCCAGCCGGTCAGTTAAGACGGCCCTGGCCTTCGCGCTCAGCCGATCAAGGTTCTGCTGCTTGAATCTCACCGCAGGTAGATCGGCCGCCCCGGCGACTCCGAGCTTTTCCCAGTCAGGCTCGCCCTTCTTGAAGCCAACCAGAAATTCCCGATGCGCCTGGGGCATACCGCCGATCAGGATTTCAACGAGTTGCGCCCGCGCGGCGTGAAGCTCGGCGAGCGGTACATCCTCCTCGGTCATCCCGGCAAAGTTCCTCTCATATTCGGCCGCAATGTCCTTCTGGCCCGAGGCGATGATTTCCCCGATAGGGCGGCCATGGCTGATGAGATAGACGATAAACCCCTGGCGCAAATCGTCGGTGATCCCCTCGTTGGCTAGCAAATCCCTGATATCGAAAAGGTCGCGCGGGTGCTGCCGGTCAAGGGCCGCCATGATCTTACCCGCATATAAATCCGCAAACGAAACGACCTGGATCTCCGCGAAGCCGAATTCATCTTCTACGGCTGCCGACACGGGCCTTATTTCCGGGGTAAAAACACAGCCACGCAGAACGGGCGTGACTTCGATCTTGATCCGCGTGCGGTTCCTGTCCTGAACGACAAGGCGTGTAAGGCCGCCGTCATTCTGGCGGCTTTCAAAGACGCGCACGCCTGCGACTGCGTCTTCGATCCGTTTCTTGATACGCAGGAGCGCAACCTCGATGGCAGCCAGTGATTCATCGCGCGGCATGACCGGTAGGAAGGTCAGGTCGATATCGACTGACAGTCGCGGCATATCGCGGACGAACAGATTGATGGCGGTGCCACCCTTGAGGGCGAAGTCCTTCTCCTCGGCAACAGCTGGGAGTGTCTGGATTAGCAAGGCGACCTGGTGGCGGTACTGTTCACTGACCGGCATATAATTCCTCCGGCACGGTGATCAGGTAGGTGGGATCAAGGCGACCGCCCGGCACGAGCATCCGCTTCCCGGTACCTAGATTGACGGCCTCTTTGTTGAGGTGCTTGCGCCACGGGTGGTTGTGGCGGTCGGCGAAGAAGAAGAACAGGCGTTTGACCTTGATACTCTTGCAGTCCACGAGCAGCTTCTGCAGCCGTCGGGGACTGAGGGTAGTGAGCCCTTCTATGATTTTGTCGGCCTGGTCGAAACTCTCATGGCCGGGCAGCCCGTCCAGCATTTCAAGGACGGCGCGCTCAGGCGTTGAAAGTGTCAGCGGCCATTCCCACTGGCCCCATGGCATAACCCGGAAAGAGCCGCCGTGGATATTGTCGTCGCTGACATGGCTGCCGTCTTTGAGGTTCCACGCCAGACTGGTAAGCCCGAAGTGTATAGGCTCATTGCGAAACAGCGCCTCGCTATTGTGATAGACGAACGTAATTTGCAGCGGGAGCTTGTTCAGCCAGGTGGGCGCTTCGTCGGGGCCATAGAGGTGAACCTCTTTCTCTTCCCGCCTGAGATAGTGAGAAAATCCGTGGAGTGACAGCGCCGTGCCTCCACCAACAAGGAGCGGTTTCATCAGCAGGGTCTGCAGCGATATGACCACATGCTCCCACAGGAGTTTTCCGCCGGGCTTGCGATAGGCGCCGTGAGCGACGCGTTCGAGCCAGCCGTTGGTTACGTATTTCCGGCAAAGCTGCGCAGAGTAGCCGCGCTCCTTCAACCATGCCGAATCTACGACCAGCCCTTCGGGAAGTTCGCGTTGGAGGTGGTTTAGTTTTCCATGGAATTCTTCACTCATGGTTTATATTATAGGAGATTTCTAAACCGAAAGTCAAGTTCATATTTTCCAGTATTTATAAACCCAGAGGCTACAAATAGAGGCGCTATCAAACCGCAATTTTCCTTTCGCTAGGAGCGGTAGGGGGCTGGCAGGCCGGAGTTCCGTCCACGCCGACGATGCCGCCTAAACGACGGCCACCTTCTTGAATCCTGGCGGCAAGATAATGGTCGAAGCGGTCAACGCCTTAACGGGATAGAGGAGGATCAGCACATTGTGCTGGGTATCGAACGCCTCAGCGACGCACTCGTGCGAAGTTCCATTCTTGTCTGTAATCGACAAGGAAACAGGACGCGTCATCTTGCGGCCGATCGGCAGTACCGGGCCCAGGGTATGGTTCAAGGTAACGACTATATCTGACGGCCGTCCGAACTGCGCGATGAAGGAAGGGGAAGGCTCGATGCGGCGGAGTCTGGCTTCAGCACCGTGCCCGGCAACGAACCCGTTGGGCTCCAGAATATAGGCGACGCACGCACGATGATTGGTGCTGGCAAATTCCCGCGCCGACGCGTAGACTGACGCCCCGAATTTTTTCGCAAGCTTCATTGGGGTTTTGATTTCGAACGCGCAGTCGGCGGCATGCCGTGCGAAGGCGTCCCCTTTGAAAAGCGCGTAACGCGCGAAGTTATTTGCCTCGCGTGGGGTGCTTAGACACCCGCACACACGGTCTGGGTGGTGTCGGCGAGAAGAGAGAAGCCGCTCCAGCGAGCTCTATCTACAGAAGCCGACATCATCCCCTGAGTCG
This DNA window, taken from Mesorhizobium shangrilense, encodes the following:
- a CDS encoding nucleotidyl transferase AbiEii/AbiGii toxin family protein, which codes for MPVSEQYRHQVALLIQTLPAVAEEKDFALKGGTAINLFVRDMPRLSVDIDLTFLPVMPRDESLAAIEVALLRIKKRIEDAVAGVRVFESRQNDGGLTRLVVQDRNRTRIKIEVTPVLRGCVFTPEIRPVSAAVEDEFGFAEIQVVSFADLYAGKIMAALDRQHPRDLFDIRDLLANEGITDDLRQGFIVYLISHGRPIGEIIASGQKDIAAEYERNFAGMTEEDVPLAELHAARAQLVEILIGGMPQAHREFLVGFKKGEPDWEKLGVAGAADLPAVRFKQQNLDRLSAKARAVLTDRLATVLGIGDK
- a CDS encoding type IV toxin-antitoxin system AbiEi family antitoxin domain-containing protein; the encoded protein is MSEEFHGKLNHLQRELPEGLVVDSAWLKERGYSAQLCRKYVTNGWLERVAHGAYRKPGGKLLWEHVVISLQTLLMKPLLVGGGTALSLHGFSHYLRREEKEVHLYGPDEAPTWLNKLPLQITFVYHNSEALFRNEPIHFGLTSLAWNLKDGSHVSDDNIHGGSFRVMPWGQWEWPLTLSTPERAVLEMLDGLPGHESFDQADKIIEGLTTLSPRRLQKLLVDCKSIKVKRLFFFFADRHNHPWRKHLNKEAVNLGTGKRMLVPGGRLDPTYLITVPEELYAGQ